One stretch of Archocentrus centrarchus isolate MPI-CPG fArcCen1 chromosome 5, fArcCen1, whole genome shotgun sequence DNA includes these proteins:
- the LOC115780915 gene encoding probable G-protein coupled receptor 25, with amino-acid sequence MDGDTHQEYYFYGNENYTDNDSIFDITPCEPQTLSGSEFFLPTIYFLIFLTGFFGNLFVIFVVQSKKRGSRLVDTFVINLAVADLVFVVSLPLWAISASQKNYWNFGNFLCKLSSYIIAVNRFSNIFFLTCMSIDRYLAVVKLMDSKYLRSSWCVWVTCAVIWGISLVLGIPSLIYRKMSYDGKICTEDINSTFFLGTNLIMALLTFIFPVFIIVLCYGNIIMHLNKHSAAAGNPRADARRKHSLKIVLCIIVAFVVSWLPYNVFKSIIVISHLTGAELSCETESWQLNGLTISCCLAFLNSCVNPAIYFFLDHHFRRSAETMYKTCLRKPKLLQSFNSSASFTNGFTSESNGTTNGRSQFQMA; translated from the coding sequence ATGGACGGAGACACACATCAAGAATACTATTTCTATGGGAATGAAAACTACACTGACAATGATTCAATTTTTGATATCACACCATGTGAACCCCAAACCCTTTCTGGCTCTGAGTTCTTTTTGCCTACCATTTATTTCTTGATATTTTTAACTGGATTTTTTGGCAACCTTTTTGTGATCTTTGTGGTGCAAAGCAAGAAGAGAGGCAGTCGACTGGTCGACACCTTTGTTATCAATTTGGCTGTGGCGGACCTGGTGTTCGTGGTCTCGCTGCCACTGTGGGCCATTTCTGCCAGCCAGAAGAACTACTGGAACTTTGGGAACTTTCTGTGCAAACTGAGCAGCTACATAATTGCTGTGAACCGCTTCTCCAATATCTTCTTTCTTACCTGCATGAGCATTGATCGTTACCTGGCCGTTGTGAAACTGATGGACTCGAAGTACCTCAGGAGTAGCTGGTGCGTTTGGGTGACTTGTGCTGTAATCTGGGGAATCTCCCTGGTGCTTGGCATCCCATCTCTGATCTACCGGAAAATGAGTTATGATGGAAAGATCTGCACAGAAGATAtaaattcaacattttttttgggAACTAATCTGATCATGGCCTTACTCACCTTTATCTTTCCAGTCTTTATCATCGTGCTCTGCTATGGCAACATCATCATGCACCTCAATAAGCACAGCGCTGCTGCTGGAAACCCACGAGCCGATGCGCGCCGAAAACACTCCCTGAAGATAGTCCTCTGCATCATAGTGGCCTTTGTGGTGTCCTGGCTCCCCTACAATGTTTTTAAATCCATCATAGTTATTTCACATCTCACAGGAGCTGAGCTCAGTTGTGAAACTGAATCATGGCAACTCAATGGGCTCACCATCTCCTGCTGCCTGGCATTCCTCAACAGCTGTGTGAACCCAGCCATTTACTTTTTCCTGGACCATCACTTCAGACGAAGCGCCGAGACCATGTACAAAACCTGCTTAAGAAAGCCGAAGCTGCTGCAGAGCTTCAACTCTTCAGCTTCGTTCACCAATGGCTTCACTTCAGAGAGCAATGGAACAACTAATGGGAGAAGTCAATTTCAAATGGCTTAG